The Heyndrickxia vini genome contains a region encoding:
- the spoVID gene encoding stage VI sporulation protein D — protein sequence MSQSQSSLRFSLEESIWFKKGQEVDELLSISLDPEITIQEQEQYIQIIGNLQLSGEYKGKEEVEQEQELDLHGKFAHHVEYRTTDEVFYFEHQFPVDVTIPKSRIDQIADIDVNIDSFDYLLPEKGNLKLNADLSILGIRNEETFTEEEKQEIPISVSQRNSLQEETSEESFDNVDEEESLELSAELNEWHLENDEEQESDDQVPRFLTTTNESTEQESSVQEEFFQPFTVEARKIQPEEEIPINIENKNDEPTINLHSYDEEDIKDELLQFSRQETESSEDIEVESPADVDEEQEEQEVEETENKKKKKFGKYESISLADFFARKTDEKAAKLKVCIVQQGETLDVLAEKYDISVQQILRMNHLEINQDVYEGQVLYIPSYATTLKSKIE from the coding sequence TTGTCTCAAAGTCAATCGTCCTTACGATTTTCATTAGAAGAGTCCATCTGGTTTAAAAAAGGACAGGAAGTAGATGAACTTCTATCCATTTCATTGGATCCAGAAATTACTATACAAGAGCAAGAACAATACATCCAAATTATCGGGAACTTACAATTGTCTGGAGAATACAAAGGAAAGGAAGAAGTAGAGCAGGAACAAGAACTCGATTTGCATGGAAAATTTGCTCATCATGTTGAATACCGTACAACAGATGAAGTATTTTATTTTGAACATCAGTTTCCAGTTGATGTCACAATTCCGAAAAGCAGAATTGATCAAATTGCAGATATTGATGTAAATATTGATTCCTTTGATTATTTACTGCCTGAAAAAGGAAATTTAAAACTTAACGCGGATCTTTCCATATTGGGGATACGTAACGAAGAAACGTTTACAGAGGAAGAAAAACAAGAAATTCCTATTTCCGTTTCACAAAGAAATTCACTACAAGAAGAAACTTCCGAAGAATCATTCGATAATGTTGATGAAGAGGAGTCTCTTGAATTGTCAGCAGAATTAAATGAGTGGCATTTAGAAAATGACGAAGAGCAGGAATCAGATGATCAAGTACCAAGATTTTTAACAACAACCAATGAATCAACAGAACAGGAATCATCAGTGCAAGAGGAATTCTTTCAACCTTTTACAGTAGAAGCACGTAAAATTCAACCGGAAGAGGAAATTCCAATCAATATAGAAAATAAAAATGATGAACCAACGATAAATCTTCATTCCTACGATGAAGAGGATATAAAAGATGAACTTCTACAGTTTTCTCGTCAAGAGACAGAATCATCAGAGGACATTGAAGTTGAATCACCTGCAGATGTGGACGAAGAACAAGAAGAACAGGAAGTAGAAGAAACGGAAAATAAGAAAAAGAAGAAATTTGGAAAATATGAATCTATCTCATTAGCTGATTTTTTTGCAAGAAAGACAGATGAAAAAGCAGCAAAATTAAAAGTTTGTATTGTCCAGCAAGGGGAAACACTCGATGTTTTAGCTGAAAAATATGACATTAGTGTTCAACAAATTTTAAGGATGAACCATTTAGAAATAAATCAAGATGTATATGAGGGGCAAGTATTATATATTCCATCATATGCAACGACATTAAAAAGTAAAATTGAATAA
- the ysxE gene encoding spore coat protein YsxE, giving the protein MDKSTQSEIKMIVKQYGLKVNFIEKYGKTYKIVTKDGNFALKRISPQLGTDFVRNVQMLYHRGYNRIVPIYPTMDGRYAVLNEHYLYYLMPWLPNEEKEDRNEKHQKMFRELARLHTLSVKDIPIASEERKEHFELTNTQWERETEFFEEFLERSEKKVYMSPFELLYCSFYQDIIQALDFSKQEIKQWYEVSKELEKGRTVVVHGKISTEHFLYDERGYGYFTNFEDSKVSSPIHDLLPFLARTLTTYPKRWDDCVDWVYTYLSHFPFREDEKHLFLSYLAHPGHMHRIVKEYFLKNTKKPEIRYVKQLQKQYWLLKNTEYVVMRIREMENQSKGTQNNGPS; this is encoded by the coding sequence ATGGATAAGAGTACACAATCAGAAATAAAAATGATTGTAAAACAATACGGTCTAAAAGTTAATTTTATCGAAAAGTATGGTAAGACCTATAAAATTGTTACGAAAGATGGAAATTTTGCCCTAAAACGAATTTCTCCTCAATTAGGAACAGATTTTGTTCGAAATGTTCAAATGCTCTATCATCGTGGTTATAATCGGATTGTTCCAATCTATCCAACGATGGATGGAAGGTATGCTGTGCTTAATGAGCACTATTTATATTATTTAATGCCATGGCTGCCGAATGAAGAAAAAGAGGATCGCAATGAAAAGCATCAAAAGATGTTCAGAGAATTGGCTCGGCTCCATACATTATCAGTTAAGGACATACCTATAGCAAGCGAAGAAAGAAAGGAACATTTTGAGCTAACGAATACACAATGGGAAAGGGAAACCGAATTTTTTGAGGAATTTCTTGAACGTAGTGAAAAGAAAGTGTATATGTCTCCTTTCGAATTATTATATTGTTCATTTTATCAAGACATCATTCAGGCACTTGATTTTTCAAAGCAGGAGATAAAGCAATGGTATGAAGTATCTAAAGAGCTCGAAAAAGGAAGAACCGTAGTCGTACACGGCAAAATTTCTACGGAACATTTTCTATATGATGAACGTGGGTATGGGTATTTTACAAATTTTGAAGATTCTAAAGTCTCTTCACCGATTCATGATTTGCTTCCTTTCTTGGCAAGGACACTAACTACCTATCCAAAGAGATGGGATGATTGTGTAGATTGGGTCTATACTTATTTATCACATTTCCCATTTAGAGAAGATGAAAAGCATCTATTTCTTAGTTATTTAGCACATCCTGGTCACATGCATAGAATCGTTAAAGAATATTTCCTGAAGAATACGAAGAAGCCGGAAATAAGATATGTAAAGCAATTGCAAAAACAATACTGGCTATTAAAAAATACCGAATATGTCGTCATGCGGATACGCGAAATGGAAAATCAATCTAAAGGTACACAAAACAACGGCCCTTCCTAA
- a CDS encoding valine--tRNA ligase: METQEIQMSTKYDPNTIEKDRYDWWVKGKFFEAKDDPKKEPYTIVIPPPNVTGKLHLGHAWDTTLQDILTRMKRMQGYDVLWLPGMDHAGIATQAKVEAKLREEGISKYDLGRDKFVEETWKWKEEYAAFIRKQWSKIGLGLDYSRERFTLDEGLSDAVRKVFVTLYKKGLIYRGEYIINWDPATKTALSDIEVIYKDVQGAFYHMKYPLADGTGSIEIATTRPETMLGDTAVAVHPEDERYKHLIGKTVILPITGREIPIVGDDYVDMEFGSGAVKITPAHDPNDFEIGNRHNLERILVMNEDGTMNEKSGKYEGMDRFECRKQIVKDLQEQGVLFKIEEHMHSVGHSERSGAVVEPYLSTQWFVKMAPLAEAAVSMQGTDAGVQFVPDRFEKTYLRWMENIRDWCISRQLWWGHRIPAWYHKETGEIHVDIEPPNDIENWEQDNDVLDTWFSSALWPFSTMGWPNTDAEDYKRYYPTNALVTGYDIIFFWVARMIFQAKEFTGQIPFKDVLIHGLVRDEQGRKMSKSLGNGVDPMDVIDKYGADSLRYFLSTGSSPGQDLRFSMERVESVWNFANKIWNASRFALMNMNGLTYEEIDLTGEKSVADKWILTRLNETIETVTKLADKYEFGEVGRALYNFIWDDFCDWYIEMAKLPLYGDDEAAKLTTRSILAYVLDNTMRLLHPFMPFITEEIWQNLPHKGESITVASWPVANNELHDEAAAGEMKLLVEIIRSVRNIRSEVNTPLSKKIKLMLKAKDNQVLDSLKKNQTYIERFCNPDELTIATDLAAPDKAMTAVVTGVELFLPLEGLINIDEEIARLEKELEKWTKEVDRVQKKLGNEKFISKAPQAVVDEERAKETDYLEKQATVKARIEELKHH; this comes from the coding sequence ATGGAAACACAAGAAATTCAAATGTCTACAAAATATGATCCGAATACGATTGAAAAAGATCGCTATGATTGGTGGGTAAAAGGGAAGTTTTTTGAAGCGAAAGATGACCCTAAAAAAGAACCTTATACAATTGTTATTCCACCTCCAAATGTAACTGGTAAATTGCATTTAGGTCATGCTTGGGATACGACATTACAAGATATTTTAACAAGAATGAAACGTATGCAAGGCTATGATGTATTATGGTTACCTGGTATGGATCATGCGGGGATTGCCACACAGGCAAAAGTAGAAGCAAAATTACGCGAAGAGGGCATATCAAAATATGATCTAGGCAGGGATAAATTTGTCGAAGAAACATGGAAATGGAAAGAAGAATATGCTGCGTTTATTCGTAAACAGTGGTCGAAAATTGGCTTAGGATTAGATTACTCCCGAGAACGTTTTACTCTTGATGAAGGATTATCAGATGCTGTACGTAAAGTGTTTGTTACCCTTTATAAAAAAGGATTAATCTACCGCGGTGAATATATTATAAACTGGGACCCAGCTACAAAAACTGCTTTATCCGATATTGAGGTAATTTACAAGGATGTTCAAGGTGCATTCTATCATATGAAATATCCGTTAGCTGACGGAACAGGGTCAATTGAAATTGCGACAACTCGCCCAGAAACAATGCTTGGTGACACGGCTGTTGCTGTTCATCCGGAAGATGAAAGATATAAGCATTTAATCGGAAAAACAGTGATTTTACCTATTACTGGTCGTGAAATTCCGATTGTCGGTGATGATTATGTAGATATGGAATTTGGGTCTGGAGCGGTTAAAATTACGCCGGCACACGATCCTAATGACTTTGAAATTGGCAATCGTCATAATTTAGAACGAATATTAGTGATGAATGAAGACGGGACAATGAATGAAAAGAGCGGAAAATATGAAGGCATGGATCGCTTCGAATGCCGCAAGCAAATTGTTAAGGATCTTCAAGAACAAGGTGTATTATTTAAAATAGAAGAACATATGCATTCAGTAGGACATTCAGAAAGAAGTGGTGCGGTAGTTGAACCATATTTATCCACACAATGGTTTGTAAAAATGGCACCATTAGCTGAAGCAGCCGTTTCGATGCAAGGTACAGATGCAGGTGTTCAATTTGTGCCTGATCGATTTGAAAAAACGTATTTACGCTGGATGGAAAATATTCGTGATTGGTGTATTTCCCGTCAGCTATGGTGGGGACATCGTATTCCGGCTTGGTATCATAAAGAAACAGGAGAAATACATGTAGATATCGAACCGCCTAATGATATTGAGAATTGGGAACAAGATAATGATGTATTAGATACTTGGTTTAGTTCTGCTTTATGGCCTTTTTCTACAATGGGTTGGCCAAACACAGACGCAGAAGATTACAAACGATATTATCCAACAAATGCATTAGTTACCGGATATGACATTATCTTCTTCTGGGTAGCACGGATGATTTTCCAAGCGAAGGAATTTACAGGGCAAATTCCTTTTAAAGATGTGCTCATTCATGGTCTTGTGCGTGATGAACAAGGAAGAAAGATGAGTAAATCTCTTGGTAATGGTGTTGATCCAATGGATGTCATCGATAAATATGGTGCAGATTCTTTACGCTATTTCTTATCGACGGGCAGTTCACCTGGGCAAGACTTACGATTTAGTATGGAAAGAGTTGAATCCGTTTGGAACTTTGCAAATAAAATTTGGAATGCTTCCCGCTTTGCCTTGATGAATATGAACGGATTAACATACGAGGAAATTGATTTAACAGGTGAAAAATCTGTAGCGGACAAGTGGATATTAACAAGATTAAATGAAACAATTGAAACAGTTACAAAACTTGCTGATAAATATGAGTTTGGTGAAGTTGGTAGAGCGCTTTATAACTTCATTTGGGATGATTTCTGCGATTGGTATATTGAAATGGCTAAGTTACCGCTATATGGTGATGATGAAGCGGCAAAACTTACGACTCGTTCAATATTAGCTTATGTTTTAGACAACACAATGAGATTACTGCATCCATTTATGCCGTTTATAACCGAAGAAATTTGGCAAAACCTGCCTCATAAAGGGGAATCCATTACTGTTGCGTCTTGGCCAGTAGCAAATAATGAGTTGCATGATGAAGCAGCAGCTGGAGAAATGAAATTATTAGTTGAAATTATTCGTTCAGTACGGAATATTCGCTCAGAGGTAAATACACCACTAAGCAAAAAAATTAAGCTCATGCTAAAAGCAAAAGACAATCAAGTACTGGATTCTCTTAAAAAGAATCAAACTTACATTGAGCGTTTCTGTAATCCAGATGAACTCACCATTGCTACTGACCTAGCTGCACCAGATAAAGCCATGACAGCAGTAGTAACAGGTGTTGAGTTGTTCCTTCCATTAGAAGGTTTAATCAATATTGATGAAGAAATTGCACGACTTGAGAAAGAACTAGAAAAATGGACTAAAGAAGTTGATCGTGTTCAGAAAAAATTAGGAAATGAGAAATTTATAAGTAAAGCACCACAAGCTGTGGTCGATGAAGAACGAGCAAAAGAAACAGATTACTTAGAAAAACAGGCAACTGTTAAAGCAAGAATTGAAGAATTAAAACATCATTAA